In the Clupea harengus chromosome 16, Ch_v2.0.2, whole genome shotgun sequence genome, one interval contains:
- the LOC122133607 gene encoding plexin-C1-like: MEQLLVSLMEQPSNAQPKLLLRRTESIVEMLLTNWMSVCLYGFLRECVGQPLYLLVCALTEQISKGPVDSVTGKALYTLSEDWLLSQAPDFSPLKLSVLFAVGTEGEVSEPLDVCVLDCDTVEQVKEKILLTFHRKFGFRYTQQLHDIDIGE, from the exons ATGGAGcagctgctggtgtctctgatGGAGCAGCCCAGTAACGCTCAGCCCAAACTGCTGCTGCGCCGCACAGAGTCCATCGTGGAGATGCTGCTCACCAACTGGATGTCCGTCTGCCTCTACGGCTTCCTCCGG GAGTGTGTGGGGCAGCCCCTGTACCTGCTGGTGTGTGCGCTGACGGAGCAGATCAGTAAGGGTCCGGTGGACTCGGTCACAGGGAAGGCCCTCTACACCCTCAGTGAAGACTGGCTCCTGTCGCAGGCCCCAGACTTCAGCCCTCTg aagctgAGCGTGCTGTTTGCGGTGGGAACGGAGGGCGAGGTGAGCGAGCCGCTGGACGTCTGCGTTCTGGACTGTGACACGGTGGAGCAGGTGAAGGAGAAGATCCTGCTCACTTTCCACCGCAAGTTTGGCTTCCGCTACACCCAGCAGCTCCATGACATAGACATTGGTGagtag